The nucleotide sequence ATCTCTGGCTATATGTTGGGCATAGGGATAAACAAGGGGTTCTATAAGGACGGAATTAAGGGAAGACTTCGAGTGGGAGTCCGACCTATTTTTCAGCGCAGCTTTGAGGATTCTATAAAGAAGATGATACCGAAGCTCTTGAAAGCAACAAAACAGCTACAGGAGAAAGAACGGAGAGTCATTGTATTGAGCACCTTCCATTCTCCATACTCCTCGGCAATTCTGAGAGTGTTAGAAGAGGAACATCTCACATCGAAGAATAATCCGATTCGCAAGGCTATGACGGGGATAAATGCCATAGCGTTTTGTGGACCTGACCTTATTTCTGGTCCTTGCAATGCCTATGTATGGGAGAATCCGGAAGCGAGCTATCCGTTATCTGAGAAGACGATTGCACAAATCCGCAAAGGCTTATTAACCAACTTTGCTGGATGAGACACCAGAATGAGTGACTATTTCGATAATATCGTAAAACATATCTCTTCGCCCGCCGACGTCGGGCTTATTTTGGGCTCGGGGCTGGGTGGGTTTGCCGACACGCTGGAAAACGCGCAATCGGTGAGCACGCGTGATCTACCGGGCTATCCGCAGAGCACGGTTGCCGGACACGCCGGGCGAATCGTAATCGGTAATGTTGGCAAGACGCGCGTAGCGGCATTTCAGGGGCGGGTGCATCTTTATGAAGGTTATTCGCCGCCGATGGTGGTGACGCCGGTCCGCGTCGCACACGCACTGGGAGCGAAAATTCTGATCGTCACCAACGCTTCGGGCGCGTTCACGCGAAGATTCTCGCCCGGCGACCTGCTGCTCATCGAGGATCACATCAATCTGCAGTTCCGCAATCCGCTGCACGCGCTGTGGGAAGAGGGCGTGCGCATTCAAGATACGAGCTTCTTCTACGATCCGGTGCTGACAACGTTAGCCGAACGCGTGGCGTTGGAGGAGAGAATTCCGTTGAAACGGGGCACGCTGGCGGGAATGCTCGGCCCGACCTATGAAACGCGAGCCGAAGCGCGGATGCTGGCCAAGCTCGGAGCCGACGCGGGCTGCATGTCCACGGTACCGGAAGCGATTATGGCCGTCGCTTTGGGAATGCGCGTTCTCGGAATCTCGTGCGTGACCAACTGGGCACCGAACATTGGCGAAAGCACGCTCGATCACGACGATGTGCAACAGGTGGCGGCGCAGGCGGGGGAGAGATTTGCGAGGCTGTTGCGAGCGATCCTGCAAAGGATGAAGGAGGAAGGATGAAGGATGAACTACAGTCAGTTCGAGAACGAACGAAAGACTATGCCTTGCGAGTCATCCGTTTGTATATGGCGCTGTCGAAGACGAATCCTGCGCAGATTATAGGAAAGCAGCTCCTGCGTTCGGGAACCTCTGTTGGAGCACAATACCGGGAGGCTCATCGGGCTAAGTCAGACGCTGACTTCGTCAGCAAGATTGAAGGTGCCCTTCAAGAATTGGACGAAGCGGCCTACTGGATCGAGCTACTTGCCGAAAGCGGTGTGGTCAGTTCCAGGCGTCTTGCCGGTCTGGTGACCGAAACGGATGAACTGACCGCGATTCTGGTCACGATTACCAAGCGCGTGAAGGCAAGGTCGAA is from bacterium and encodes:
- a CDS encoding four helix bundle protein yields the protein MKDELQSVRERTKDYALRVIRLYMALSKTNPAQIIGKQLLRSGTSVGAQYREAHRAKSDADFVSKIEGALQELDEAAYWIELLAESGVVSSRRLAGLVTETDELTAILVTITKRVKARSKP
- a CDS encoding purine-nucleoside phosphorylase, giving the protein MSDYFDNIVKHISSPADVGLILGSGLGGFADTLENAQSVSTRDLPGYPQSTVAGHAGRIVIGNVGKTRVAAFQGRVHLYEGYSPPMVVTPVRVAHALGAKILIVTNASGAFTRRFSPGDLLLIEDHINLQFRNPLHALWEEGVRIQDTSFFYDPVLTTLAERVALEERIPLKRGTLAGMLGPTYETRAEARMLAKLGADAGCMSTVPEAIMAVALGMRVLGISCVTNWAPNIGESTLDHDDVQQVAAQAGERFARLLRAILQRMKEEG